A genomic stretch from Longimicrobium terrae includes:
- a CDS encoding TIGR01777 family oxidoreductase: MSDTSPAAAGTMRVAVTGATGLIGSALVDRLTRDGHTVVRVVRGRAGPGDVAWDPEAETIDSAALEGVDAIVHLAGENVGTRWNDEKKRRIMDSRVKGTRLIAHAAAHMTRQPRVFVQAAATGIYGARGDEALNESSAPGKGFLADVGRAWEGASSLAEEAGIRVVKLRFGVVLSARGGALKQLLLPFRMGVGGPVGTGRQWMPWLSLDDAVEMIVVSLRDPRYKGPINAIAASVRNQDFTRALGRAVHRPALIPTPAFALRALFGEMADETLLGSQNAEPRRLKELGFRYLHPTMEDALHAALRGG, translated from the coding sequence ATGAGCGATACTTCTCCCGCCGCGGCGGGCACCATGCGGGTTGCGGTCACCGGCGCCACGGGGCTGATTGGATCGGCGCTGGTGGACCGGCTCACACGCGACGGGCACACGGTCGTGCGCGTGGTGCGGGGCCGGGCCGGGCCCGGCGACGTGGCGTGGGATCCTGAGGCGGAGACTATCGATTCCGCCGCGCTGGAAGGGGTGGATGCCATCGTCCACCTGGCCGGCGAGAACGTCGGCACGCGGTGGAACGACGAAAAGAAGCGCCGCATCATGGACAGCCGCGTAAAGGGCACGCGCCTGATCGCGCACGCGGCGGCGCACATGACCCGCCAGCCGCGGGTCTTTGTGCAGGCCGCCGCCACCGGCATCTACGGCGCCCGCGGCGACGAGGCGCTGAATGAGTCATCCGCGCCGGGAAAGGGATTTCTGGCCGACGTGGGCCGCGCGTGGGAAGGTGCGTCGTCGCTGGCGGAAGAGGCGGGGATCCGCGTGGTGAAGCTGCGCTTCGGCGTGGTGCTGAGCGCGCGCGGCGGTGCCCTGAAGCAACTGCTGCTCCCCTTTCGCATGGGCGTGGGCGGACCCGTGGGCACCGGCCGCCAGTGGATGCCCTGGCTGTCGCTTGACGACGCCGTGGAAATGATCGTGGTGTCGCTGCGCGATCCGCGGTACAAGGGGCCCATCAACGCGATTGCCGCCAGCGTGCGGAACCAGGATTTCACCCGCGCCCTGGGGCGCGCCGTCCACCGGCCCGCTCTGATCCCGACACCCGCGTTCGCACTGCGCGCCCTCTTCGGCGAAATGGCCGACGAGACGCTCCTCGGCAGCCAGAACGCCGAACCGCGCCGGCTGAAGGAGCTCGGCTTCCGCTATCTTCACCCCACGATGGAAGATGCGCTGCACGCGGCCCTCCGCGGCGGCTGA